TAGCTTATAATATATGTGATTATATACCAACAAAAAAGAGGCTAATAATATCATATTCTTTTGTGATTGTTGCTATATTTTCTTTTTTTAGCATAGAGCCTTTAGGTATTTCTGTAGTTACAAAACCATTATTTTTTACGGATATGCCTGATTTATACCCTTCATTAATAGAGGTTGTACCTTTATATTTACAAATTATTACTATAGCTGCTACTGTACTTTATTTTTCTTTGCTTATAGCTTTTGCTTTATATTTTATATATAGATTATATAAGATGTATAAAATAAAAAGAATAAAATCTATTTCTTTAATAGTTATAGTGATATTAACAACATATTTATCATTTTTTAGGCCAGTAAATATTAATTCTATTTATGCTAATTATTTTGATATAGCAAACAGCAAAGGAATAATAAACACAATAAGCCATAGAATATCTTTTGATAAAAAATATAATAATATAGAGCATAGTATTGATGATGTAAGAGATGCCATTGATTTATTAAGTGAAAGAAATATAGATGTATCAAAATTAATAATGCCGTATAGTGATGATACAGTTACAAATAGAAGTGTATTTTTAATATATGTAGAATCTTTTTATGATTATAGCCATTTTGCAAGTTTATTTGACAAAGACCCTTTTCCAGAAGAGTATAGAGAATGGGCTAAAGTTTCACCTAAAGTTGGCCCTAATGATGGAAATGGAAGTTTGTTTGCAAGGTTATCTGGTTTAACAGGCAGCTCCCCTATATTTCCTAAAAAGCCTGATTCTACTATCATCACTAAAACTCTTCCATTCTTGCTTAGAGATAAGGGTTATAAAGTAATAGCTTTAGAAGAGTCTGGAGTTACCTATTATTTAGATAAATTATTTCCTGATATTGGTGTTGAAAAAACAGTATTTAATTTAGGGATAACAAATATAAAGAATTATATTAAAGAGAATATTTCAGAAGATAGAGTTTTTGTTATGGGTTTTACATTTTTAGGTCATGCAAATACTCATGTAAATAATGATTTAAATTTCGCTTCAAACAATCAAAGATTTATGAGAAAAATAGATAAAAAAAATAGAGCTGTTTTGGTAGAAACTCTTGAAAATGCTGCAATGACAGCAATAGATATAATAAAAACAAGAGATATAATATTAGAAAAATATCCAGATTCTATAATTATATTTAAGCATGACCATTTATATCCGTATTTAAAGAATATTATATACAACTCTTCCATAGATGAAAGTATCAAGGTATCGTTTTTAACTTCATATGCTGTAAACCCTCTTCTTATATGGAATGGAAAAGATGGTCCTTATAAATTGCCAGACGGTTTTCCTCCAGAGAATATACCTATGTTTATAGCAGTTAATACAAAACTTGATTATACAAATAGTTTGATAGAGCTTTTATATAAAGAAAATACTGATGATGTTATAAGGTTTTATAATAGTTTTTATACTAATAGTTACGGCAATATAAGACGTATAGAGGTTGATAGGGAGAGTTTATCATATAAGTATGACCATGCACAGAGAATTATATCAGAAGACATATTTAGAGGAAATAAATACTTTAATTCTTTAGTGGAGTAAGAAATTAGATATTTATTATTATAAATAATAACTATATGTTGTAATATGTATAAATTATAAAATAATACCAACATTTTAAGCTAAAAAAATGCAGTTCTTTTGGTTCTTTTATACCAATACCGAGTAGGTGCCTATCGGCAAAAGAACTGGGGTGCTACCCTACGAGCACGCTTCGCAGGGGGCAAATCCCTGCAAATATTTCAATTTTAAAAATTTTATTACATTCCCCGCCCTTTATTCTTTATTACTATAATATGCAATTTTTAATTTATTTATATTCAAAGCTAATTGATAAACTAAAGCACCCACCCAAGTGTAGATTAGATTTTTAATTTAATACACCTCACGGTTTATCTATTTTTTATATATAGCAAAATTTGAATACTAAATTAATTTATATTTTTTATTTAGTTTAGCGTGCGTTAATTAAAACTTATATTGTTTTTATTACAAAAATCCACAGCAGTTTTTATATTCTCTTTTGCAAGTGATGTAATGCATTTTATTATTAATTTTTTATCATCTTTTTTTGCAAATCTGTAAGCCTTATCAAAATAGCTGTATGCCTTTTCATTTAGCTTATCATATATATTGTTCATATTGTCTAATTGTATGTTTATATATGCTATGCTGTTATGTGCTAATGCATGTTTACTATTTAATTCTATAGATTTGTTGAAATATGATAAAGCCTCATTATAATATTTAATTGCTTTTTCTTTGTCATTAAGAGTAAAATGTATATTAGCCAACTTTGTAACAGTATATCCAATGCTATCATATACTGAGGCATTTATTAAATTATCATCTATATTTAATTCCAAACCTTTATTATAATAAACTAAAGCATCATTAAGAAGTTCAATAGCCCTCTGAGTGTTTCCATTTTTAAATTCATTGTTAGAATACTTTGTCTTTGAAAAACCTATGCCATTATAAGCATTTAAATAATTAGGGTTAATGTCTAATGCTTTTATATAATCTTCAAAAGCTTCATCATAAAGTTTTAATTCTACCTTGCTTAATCCCCTGTTGTAATAAGCGTCAATATAAGAATTATCAGCTTCAATAACTTTTGTGTAGCAGTCTATAGCCTTTTGATACTCTTTCAAAGAATCATAACATAGAGCTATATTAAAATAAGCATTAACATCATTATTATCAATCTCTATTACTTTATAAAAATCTTCTATAGCCTCGTTATATAAATCTATCTCCATTTCAGCTAAAGCTCTATTATAGTAAGCATATGAATATGATGGATTTATTTCTATAACTTTAGAATAGTATTTTATGGATTTTTCATATTCTTCTAAAGCATCATAAGATAAAGCCATATTGTAATAAGAATACATATTTTCATTATCAAGTTCTATTGATTTTTTAAAATCATTGATTGCATAATCATATTTTTGGAGTTGATTATATATTAATCCTCTATCATTATATGCAGCAGTATAATTGTTGTTTAACTCAATGGCTTTATCAAAATCTTTTAAAGCCTTTGAATGTTCATTTAAGCAACAATTAGTAAGTCCTCTATAATAATAGAATGCAGCATCTTCACTGTATAATGAAATGGCTCTGTTAAAATCTTCCAAAGCCTCCCGATATAATTGCATTCTCCATTTTAATAAAGCTCTGTTATTATATAAATAAGCATCGTTTTGCTCAAGTTCTATAGCCTTATTATAATCGGATAAAGCATCTTCATATAAATCCAACTTTTCCTCTGTTAAAGCCCTGTTATAATATGCATAAAATATATTTTCATCTATCTCTATTATATTTGTATAATATTTTATAGCCTCTTTATAATTTCCTAGCTTGTATTCAAGAAGCCCCATATCATTATAAATATTTACTATGTTTTCAGAACCTAATTCTAAAGCTTTTTTATAATCGTTCATAGCTTCCTGATACAATTCCAAATTATTTTTTGAAAGCCCTCTAAAATAATAAGCATTTGAAGAAGTGGAGTCTAATTTTATGGAAGTATCAAAATCTTTTATAGCTTCTTCATATAAGCCTAAATAAAACTCGCTTAAAGCTTTAGAATAATATGCTTCGCTGTCATCATCTTTAAGCTCTACAAGTTTGGTAAAATCTGATAAAGCTTCTTCATACATTTTTAAATAACACTTTGAATGTCCTCTATAATAATATAAATCATTAATTTCTGCTTCCCCCAACTTTTCCAACAAAGATAAAGACAAATCAAAATGCTTTATAGCTTCTTCATAGTTTAATAAATAAAAATACCCAAGTCCCACATAATACATTGCCTCATAATCATCTTCATTAAACTCTAATACCTTTTTGAAATCTTTAATTCCTTCTTCGTATTGTCCTAAATATGATTTTGAATGAGCTCTATTGTAGTATGCCTCTAATTTGTCTGGAGATAATTCAATAACTTTATCAAGATCTTTTATAGCTTCTTCATAGTTTCTCATATTATATTTTGATATGGCTCTATTATAGTAAGCATCTACTAAAGTATTATGAGTAGTGTTTATATCATCGTTATTTATATTTGTTTCTTCATCCTCATTATTATAAGAATCGCTATATATAATAAATTCGCCGTCAGAGTATGCTATAATATCTTTATTGTATATATCTATAATTTCATCTAAATATTCAATAGCCTTTTCATAATCTTTATTTACAAAAGCCTCATGTCCTAAATTAAATAATCTTTCTATGTTCTCTCTATCATCGATATTCATTAAAACCACTCCAATAAAATGTATTATTATTATATACAAAAATATAATAATTACTATATGAGAAAATAAATGCTTTAGTTCTTTAATAAACTAGACACTTATTACTATAAATAATAGTTATATATTATCATTCATAAATTTTGCTAATCACTTAAAATAATATCCAATATTTTGACAAACATTATTTTTTTAATATACTAGTTATAGGTAAGCAAATTTTGTTATTAGCATATATGTGATTATTATAAATTTTATCAAAAAATAAATGGAGGTAATATGGCTAAAGGTCGTGTTATTATTGATAGTGAACAATGTAAGGGTTGTTCCAATTGCGTATCTGTATGTCCTACCAAGATATTGTATTTAGATAAGGAAAATATGAATTCTTGGGGGTATTATCCTGCAGCGGTTACAGATATGGAGAAATGTATAGGCTGTGCTAACTGTGCCATGATGTGCCCAGATATATGTATAAAAGTAGAGAGACTTGATGAGAAGAAGGAGGGTAAATAAGAATTATGGCTAGAAGTTTGATGAAAGGAAACGAAGCTATGGCTACTGCGGCTATTGCTGCAGGATGCAAATGTTTTTTTGGCTATCCCATTACACCGCAAAATGAGATACCAGAGTTTATGTCTAAGGCTATGTATGAATCTGGAGGAAAGTTTGTGCAGGCAGAAAGTGAGGTTGCAGCTATCAATATGGTTTATGGTGCGGGAGGAGCTGGAGTGCGTGCTATGACATCATCATCATCACCGGGAATAGCTTTAAAACAAGAGGGTATATCATATTTAGCTGGTGCTGAGATTCCTGCCGTTATACTTAATGTTATGAGAGGCGGACCCGGTCTTGGAAGCATACAGCCTGCTCAGAGTGATTATAACATGATGACTAGAGGAGGCGGAGACGGTGATTATAATTGTCCTGTTTTAGCTCCTGCCAATTTACAGGAAGCTGCGGACATGATAATGGAAGCTTTTGATATTGCTGACCATTATAGAACACCTGTTTATGTGGCTGCTGATGGATTTATTGGGCAGATGATGGAGCCTGTAGATATTGTATATAAACCTAAATATGAATTAAAAGAGAAAACTTGGGCTGCTAATGGAACTAGGGGTAAAAGAGAGAAAAATATTATCAATTCACTTTATTTAGAGCCTGAATTACTTTATGAACATAACATACATCTTCAAGAGAAATATAATGAAATAAAAGAGAAAGAAGCAAGGGCAGAGAATTATAAAACAGATGATGCTGATGTTATACTTGTTTCATACGGCACTATGTCTAGGGTTGTAAGGGGAGTTGTTGACACATTTAGAGAAGAGGGCAAAAAGGTAGGTATGATTCGCCCGCAAACTTTATGGCCTTTTCCTGTACAAGCATTTAATAATCCGCATTGCAAAATGTATGTTTCTATAGAGATGAGTATGGGACAGATGATTGATGATATTAAGCTTGCTATTGAATGCAAAGCACCTGTTAAGTTTTTTGGTAAAGCTGGCGGATTAGTTCCTGCGGCTTATGAGATTATAGAGCATGTTAAAGAGTTTGCAGGAGGTATTTTATGATAGTATTTGAAAAATCTAAGGGGCTTACAGACAACAGGACTCATTATTGCCCCGGTTGTATGCATGGAACATCACAAAGAATAATTGCAGAATGTTTAGATGAACTAGGGGTATTAGACAGAGCAGTTGGTATAGCTTC
This is a stretch of genomic DNA from Brachyspira sp. SAP_772. It encodes these proteins:
- a CDS encoding ferredoxin family protein, encoding MAKGRVIIDSEQCKGCSNCVSVCPTKILYLDKENMNSWGYYPAAVTDMEKCIGCANCAMMCPDICIKVERLDEKKEGK
- the vorB gene encoding 3-methyl-2-oxobutanoate dehydrogenase subunit VorB encodes the protein MARSLMKGNEAMATAAIAAGCKCFFGYPITPQNEIPEFMSKAMYESGGKFVQAESEVAAINMVYGAGGAGVRAMTSSSSPGIALKQEGISYLAGAEIPAVILNVMRGGPGLGSIQPAQSDYNMMTRGGGDGDYNCPVLAPANLQEAADMIMEAFDIADHYRTPVYVAADGFIGQMMEPVDIVYKPKYELKEKTWAANGTRGKREKNIINSLYLEPELLYEHNIHLQEKYNEIKEKEARAENYKTDDADVILVSYGTMSRVVRGVVDTFREEGKKVGMIRPQTLWPFPVQAFNNPHCKMYVSIEMSMGQMIDDIKLAIECKAPVKFFGKAGGLVPAAYEIIEHVKEFAGGIL
- a CDS encoding tetratricopeptide repeat protein, which gives rise to MNIDDRENIERLFNLGHEAFVNKDYEKAIEYLDEIIDIYNKDIIAYSDGEFIIYSDSYNNEDEETNINNDDINTTHNTLVDAYYNRAISKYNMRNYEEAIKDLDKVIELSPDKLEAYYNRAHSKSYLGQYEEGIKDFKKVLEFNEDDYEAMYYVGLGYFYLLNYEEAIKHFDLSLSLLEKLGEAEINDLYYYRGHSKCYLKMYEEALSDFTKLVELKDDDSEAYYSKALSEFYLGLYEEAIKDFDTSIKLDSTSSNAYYFRGLSKNNLELYQEAMNDYKKALELGSENIVNIYNDMGLLEYKLGNYKEAIKYYTNIIEIDENIFYAYYNRALTEEKLDLYEDALSDYNKAIELEQNDAYLYNNRALLKWRMQLYREALEDFNRAISLYSEDAAFYYYRGLTNCCLNEHSKALKDFDKAIELNNNYTAAYNDRGLIYNQLQKYDYAINDFKKSIELDNENMYSYYNMALSYDALEEYEKSIKYYSKVIEINPSYSYAYYNRALAEMEIDLYNEAIEDFYKVIEIDNNDVNAYFNIALCYDSLKEYQKAIDCYTKVIEADNSYIDAYYNRGLSKVELKLYDEAFEDYIKALDINPNYLNAYNGIGFSKTKYSNNEFKNGNTQRAIELLNDALVYYNKGLELNIDDNLINASVYDSIGYTVTKLANIHFTLNDKEKAIKYYNEALSYFNKSIELNSKHALAHNSIAYINIQLDNMNNIYDKLNEKAYSYFDKAYRFAKKDDKKLIIKCITSLAKENIKTAVDFCNKNNISFN
- a CDS encoding sulfatase yields the protein MKNNFYFISFFIILVLYFLLIDFLFPFMSLGNFEFHVIDIIYVYWFSVIAYNICDYIPTKKRLIISYSFVIVAIFSFFSIEPLGISVVTKPLFFTDMPDLYPSLIEVVPLYLQIITIAATVLYFSLLIAFALYFIYRLYKMYKIKRIKSISLIVIVILTTYLSFFRPVNINSIYANYFDIANSKGIINTISHRISFDKKYNNIEHSIDDVRDAIDLLSERNIDVSKLIMPYSDDTVTNRSVFLIYVESFYDYSHFASLFDKDPFPEEYREWAKVSPKVGPNDGNGSLFARLSGLTGSSPIFPKKPDSTIITKTLPFLLRDKGYKVIALEESGVTYYLDKLFPDIGVEKTVFNLGITNIKNYIKENISEDRVFVMGFTFLGHANTHVNNDLNFASNNQRFMRKIDKKNRAVLVETLENAAMTAIDIIKTRDIILEKYPDSIIIFKHDHLYPYLKNIIYNSSIDESIKVSFLTSYAVNPLLIWNGKDGPYKLPDGFPPENIPMFIAVNTKLDYTNSLIELLYKENTDDVIRFYNSFYTNSYGNIRRIEVDRESLSYKYDHAQRIISEDIFRGNKYFNSLVE